In one Leptospiraceae bacterium genomic region, the following are encoded:
- the typA gene encoding translational GTPase TypA, whose translation MEIRNICIIAHVDHGKTTLLDCILKETGAVTSKESKERIMDSNDLEQERGITIVAKNTAVYHKNTKVNIIDTPGHADFGGEVERVLKMADSCLLLVDAFDGPMPQTRFVLDKSLQLGHRPILVVNKVDREGSHPNEVVNKVFDLFHDLEANDEQMDFPIIFTSAKLGWAVKHAEDAPGQNMQPLLDLILQHVPVSKGNVDGPLQFQVTTLDYNDYVGRIAVGKIYQGKLTRSKDVTLVKTKGQVSNHRISRLYNFEGLKREEVESAEAGDIVAIAGIPELFIGDTVCDLGKPLPLPAISVDEPTVSMFFLVNNSPFAGKEGKFVTTRNLKERLERELQTNVAMRMTETEDKDRFKVMGRGELHLSILIETMRREGYELQVSRPEVIVRQGPNGEKLEPIEVLVMDMPDQFTGSIIAELNRRKGDLHAMHANPSGMTRVEYYIPTRGLIGFRGFFITETRGEGVMTSRFHEYGPYRGEVPGRKNGALISMDSGDSTAYALWKIQERGTLFIDPVQAVYPGMIIGENSRENDMEVNPVREKKLTNVRSSGADEAIRLIPPRRLSLEQAIEFLDSDELLEVTPKSLRLRKKILDPVMRKRAKIS comes from the coding sequence ATGGAAATACGCAACATTTGTATTATCGCTCACGTTGACCACGGAAAGACTACCCTGTTAGATTGTATCCTGAAAGAGACCGGTGCAGTTACCAGCAAGGAGTCCAAAGAACGGATTATGGATTCGAATGACCTCGAACAAGAAAGGGGAATCACCATAGTCGCTAAGAATACTGCTGTTTATCATAAGAATACGAAAGTAAACATTATCGATACTCCCGGGCACGCTGACTTTGGAGGCGAAGTAGAGCGGGTTTTGAAGATGGCTGACTCCTGTTTATTACTGGTTGATGCTTTTGATGGTCCTATGCCCCAGACACGTTTTGTACTGGATAAATCTCTTCAATTAGGCCACAGACCCATCCTCGTTGTGAATAAAGTCGACAGGGAAGGTAGTCATCCGAATGAGGTAGTAAATAAGGTTTTCGATCTCTTTCATGATCTCGAAGCGAATGATGAGCAGATGGATTTTCCGATTATCTTTACTTCTGCCAAATTAGGTTGGGCTGTAAAGCATGCAGAAGATGCTCCCGGACAGAATATGCAACCCCTTCTTGACCTGATACTTCAACATGTACCTGTTTCAAAAGGAAATGTGGATGGTCCTCTACAATTTCAGGTCACTACTCTCGACTATAACGATTATGTGGGTCGAATTGCTGTAGGTAAAATTTACCAGGGGAAATTAACCCGAAGTAAAGATGTGACTCTGGTCAAAACCAAAGGCCAGGTTTCTAACCATAGAATCTCTAGATTGTATAATTTCGAAGGTTTAAAGCGAGAGGAAGTGGAATCAGCCGAAGCGGGTGATATTGTGGCTATCGCCGGTATTCCTGAGCTATTTATCGGAGATACGGTCTGTGACCTGGGTAAACCTCTTCCTTTACCAGCTATCAGTGTAGATGAACCAACTGTGTCTATGTTCTTCCTGGTGAATAATTCTCCCTTTGCCGGCAAAGAAGGTAAATTCGTAACCACAAGAAATCTGAAAGAAAGACTGGAGCGAGAACTTCAGACCAATGTGGCCATGAGAATGACCGAGACCGAAGATAAAGACCGCTTTAAGGTCATGGGAAGAGGAGAGCTTCATCTTTCCATATTAATTGAAACTATGCGTCGGGAAGGTTATGAATTACAGGTTTCCCGTCCTGAGGTAATTGTTAGGCAGGGGCCTAATGGAGAAAAATTGGAACCCATTGAAGTCCTTGTAATGGACATGCCCGATCAATTTACCGGTTCTATAATTGCCGAGTTAAATCGCCGGAAAGGCGATCTTCATGCCATGCACGCGAATCCTTCCGGAATGACCCGTGTAGAATATTATATTCCCACCAGAGGTTTGATTGGCTTTAGAGGATTCTTTATCACCGAAACCAGGGGCGAAGGAGTAATGACAAGTCGCTTTCATGAGTACGGGCCATATCGGGGAGAAGTTCCGGGTAGAAAAAACGGGGCTCTTATTTCTATGGACTCAGGTGATTCAACAGCCTATGCTCTCTGGAAAATCCAGGAAAGAGGGACTTTATTCATTGATCCGGTTCAGGCGGTTTATCCGGGAATGATCATTGGAGAAAATTCAAGAGAAAATGATATGGAAGTGAACCCTGTTCGTGAGAAAAAACTTACAAACGTCCGTTCTTCCGGTGCCGATGAAGCTATTCGTTTAATTCCCCCCC
- a CDS encoding ribosomal-processing cysteine protease Prp, with protein MIEIQVEFRDLNYSSFQVSGHAPGQKGNNVLCSAVSALSQSLFFFLELKGRVKEKKIQEGFLYFSVFVEEVELVKNAFEQALCGLQNLEKQFPEEIQIYIKSYNTN; from the coding sequence TTGATTGAGATCCAGGTAGAATTTAGAGACCTAAATTATAGCAGTTTTCAAGTAAGTGGCCATGCCCCCGGGCAAAAAGGAAATAATGTCCTCTGTTCGGCGGTCTCTGCCTTAAGCCAGTCTCTCTTCTTTTTTCTTGAGTTAAAGGGAAGGGTAAAAGAAAAGAAGATACAGGAAGGTTTTTTGTATTTCTCTGTTTTTGTAGAGGAAGTCGAACTGGTGAAAAACGCATTTGAACAGGCTCTTTGCGGTCTTCAAAACCTGGAGAAACAATTTCCCGAAGAGATACAGATATATATTAAAAGTTATAATACAAATTAA
- a CDS encoding adenosine deaminase: MISKKLISIFHLAILFLFITTSTFAGTQNENKVSGFFEKIKSDPNSLRLFFAKMPKGGDLHHHLSGSVYAETYLDLAYRKNLYVDIDEFILQKSIAEDELGKKRTLLVKDALKLFGMRDKLIDSWSIRNFHPGKDSSHKHFFSTFFRFSAGYMGNEAEILAILDNRATQENVQYLETMINLPREQSETERISESFKWENPEEPQADFEKLYKLFHSSGLSSIVSKANERVERFDKNRIKVCQKRNFKCNTLIRYKTFGLRFLDKTKVFAQLVLAYEIAKTNPLVVGVNFVAPEDNYHALRDYELHMQMFQFLNKKYPEINLSLHAGELNLELVKPEELLCHIEKAVKMAGAKRIGHGVSIIYEPNYQKTIEYMSDKKVAVEVPLTSNEFILGVKGRAHPFMIYYQNDVPIVLSTDDAGVFRTDLTQQFVIAAHRYRRVNYEGIKKFVYNSIEYSFLDKQDKKNLRDLLDKKFREFEANTVTENKL; encoded by the coding sequence ATGATTAGTAAAAAACTTATTTCCATATTCCATTTAGCTATTCTATTTCTATTTATTACTACATCCACGTTTGCCGGGACCCAGAATGAAAACAAGGTTTCAGGTTTTTTTGAGAAAATTAAATCTGATCCAAATTCCCTTCGGCTTTTCTTTGCTAAAATGCCCAAAGGAGGTGATTTGCACCATCACCTCAGTGGTTCCGTTTATGCGGAGACTTATCTGGATCTGGCTTATCGCAAAAACCTATACGTGGATATAGATGAATTTATCCTGCAAAAGAGTATCGCTGAAGACGAGCTGGGCAAAAAAAGAACCCTTCTGGTTAAGGATGCTCTTAAGCTTTTTGGAATGCGGGATAAACTAATTGATTCCTGGTCCATTCGAAACTTTCATCCGGGTAAAGATTCTTCTCATAAGCATTTTTTCAGTACTTTTTTTCGCTTTTCAGCCGGTTACATGGGGAATGAAGCTGAAATTCTTGCTATTTTAGATAACAGGGCCACCCAGGAAAATGTTCAGTATCTGGAAACCATGATTAACCTGCCGAGAGAGCAGTCCGAAACGGAACGTATTTCAGAATCCTTCAAATGGGAAAACCCGGAAGAACCCCAGGCTGATTTTGAAAAACTCTATAAACTTTTTCATTCATCCGGTTTAAGTTCTATTGTCAGCAAGGCAAATGAAAGAGTTGAACGTTTTGATAAGAATCGTATAAAAGTTTGCCAGAAGCGTAATTTTAAGTGTAATACCCTGATTCGTTATAAGACTTTCGGCCTGCGTTTTTTAGATAAAACCAAAGTTTTTGCTCAATTAGTTCTGGCGTATGAAATTGCAAAAACCAACCCTCTGGTAGTAGGAGTGAATTTTGTGGCTCCGGAAGACAATTATCATGCCTTAAGAGATTATGAACTACACATGCAGATGTTTCAATTTCTAAATAAGAAGTATCCGGAAATAAACCTTTCTCTTCATGCCGGAGAATTAAATCTTGAGCTGGTAAAACCGGAGGAATTACTCTGTCATATTGAAAAAGCTGTTAAAATGGCCGGGGCAAAAAGAATCGGCCACGGAGTTTCAATTATTTACGAACCAAATTACCAGAAAACAATTGAATACATGAGTGATAAGAAAGTAGCCGTCGAGGTTCCCCTGACTTCGAATGAATTTATTCTGGGAGTAAAAGGTAGAGCTCACCCTTTCATGATCTACTATCAGAATGATGTGCCTATTGTACTTTCCACTGACGATGCCGGTGTATTCAGAACTGATTTGACCCAGCAATTTGTAATTGCCGCTCACCGATACAGGAGAGTGAACTATGAAGGTATTAAGAAATTCGTATATAATAGTATAGAGTATAGTTTTCTGGATAAGCAGGATAAAAAGAACCTGAGAGATCTACTGGATAAAAAATTCAGGGAATTTGAAGCGAATACGGTGACAGAAAATAAACTATAA
- the rplU gene encoding 50S ribosomal protein L21 — protein sequence MYAIIKVGNQQFRVEQDLEFVSQRTGREVGSEFETPALLFAEGNKINVGTPELKDVKVKLQVLEDFRGTKIKGFKYKKRKNYHKSWGHRQELQKLKVVSISN from the coding sequence ATGTACGCAATAATCAAGGTAGGAAATCAACAGTTTAGAGTTGAACAGGATTTAGAATTTGTAAGCCAGAGAACCGGTAGAGAAGTAGGTTCCGAGTTTGAAACTCCGGCTCTTCTTTTTGCTGAAGGTAATAAGATCAATGTTGGAACTCCTGAACTGAAAGATGTAAAAGTAAAACTTCAGGTTCTTGAGGATTTCAGAGGAACCAAGATAAAAGGTTTCAAATACAAAAAAAGAAAAAATTATCATAAATCCTGGGGACATAGACAGGAACTTCAAAAACTTAAAGTAGTTTCTATCTCTAATTGA
- the rpmA gene encoding 50S ribosomal protein L27, protein MAHKKGGGSSKNGRDSESKRLGLKRSGGQTVKAGNILVRQRGTKFKAGNNVGMGKDHTLFALVDGVMTFEFINKIKKKISVYPQTKES, encoded by the coding sequence ATGGCTCACAAGAAAGGTGGCGGTTCATCTAAAAACGGTAGAGATTCAGAGTCGAAGCGACTCGGGTTAAAAAGATCCGGTGGACAAACGGTTAAAGCCGGCAATATCCTCGTTCGTCAAAGAGGAACTAAGTTCAAAGCCGGAAATAATGTAGGTATGGGAAAGGATCACACTCTTTTTGCCCTTGTTGATGGAGTTATGACTTTCGAATTCATCAATAAAATAAAAAAGAAAATTTCTGTTTATCCTCAGACAAAAGAATCTTAA